A single genomic interval of Terriglobus albidus harbors:
- a CDS encoding ABC transporter permease — MATVASSPARPAQRARTFESTLKSAKTSLMFSETINLAIDSFKASKARFLLTMLGMVIGSASIILVVTLGLTGKDYALNLISSIGPNMIEMQFNGGSVAGPDNTSTPDFMTNADMEAVKSAVPGIIASSPMLEFHDRISMGSGLTKDAMLLGVSPQYKQVRNLKVLSGRFFDDQDAISHAKVAVIVKSLARSLFGGSEGAIGNTLTVSGIPFLIVGVFEESVETFGQSEISDQTILIPYQVARYFQGTDSVKQIFFTVANSSQVEPAAKRILEIIKSRHRPTSVYTAFTLTQVLHVMAQIATMLTIVLTLAAAITLIVSGVGIMNSMLANVQARIREIGIRKALGATRREILMQFLTESIFLSLSGGVVGTVIGLAIPFTVTFLTPVKVPHSWMSAVVALLTSVIVGVIFGTLPARRAAELDPVTTLKYE, encoded by the coding sequence ATGGCCACCGTAGCTTCATCTCCGGCGCGCCCGGCGCAACGGGCGAGGACCTTTGAGAGCACCCTGAAGTCTGCCAAGACCTCCTTGATGTTCTCGGAGACCATAAACCTCGCCATTGATAGCTTTAAGGCCAGCAAAGCCCGCTTTCTGCTCACTATGCTGGGCATGGTGATCGGGTCCGCCTCCATCATCCTGGTCGTCACCCTGGGCCTTACCGGCAAGGACTACGCCCTGAACCTGATCTCCTCGATCGGCCCCAACATGATCGAGATGCAGTTCAACGGTGGCAGCGTCGCCGGGCCTGACAATACCTCGACCCCTGATTTTATGACCAATGCCGATATGGAGGCGGTTAAGTCCGCCGTGCCCGGCATCATCGCCTCCTCGCCGATGCTGGAGTTCCATGACCGCATCAGCATGGGAAGCGGCCTCACCAAAGACGCCATGCTTCTGGGTGTCTCGCCGCAATATAAACAGGTCCGCAACCTGAAGGTGCTGAGCGGCCGCTTCTTTGACGATCAGGATGCCATCTCGCACGCCAAGGTGGCCGTCATCGTCAAGTCTCTGGCGCGCTCTCTCTTCGGCGGCTCGGAAGGCGCCATCGGCAACACACTGACCGTCAGCGGAATTCCCTTCCTGATCGTCGGCGTCTTTGAAGAAAGTGTCGAAACATTCGGTCAGTCAGAGATCAGCGATCAGACCATCCTGATCCCCTATCAAGTCGCCCGCTACTTCCAGGGCACAGACAGCGTAAAGCAGATCTTCTTCACCGTAGCCAACAGCTCCCAGGTTGAGCCGGCCGCCAAGCGCATTCTTGAGATCATCAAGTCGCGCCATCGTCCCACCAGCGTCTATACCGCCTTTACCCTGACGCAGGTGCTACACGTAATGGCTCAGATCGCCACGATGCTGACGATTGTACTCACATTAGCTGCTGCCATCACACTCATCGTGAGTGGTGTGGGCATCATGAACTCCATGCTGGCCAATGTGCAGGCGCGTATCCGGGAGATCGGTATTCGAAAAGCCCTGGGCGCCACCAGGCGCGAGATACTGATGCAGTTCCTCACCGAGAGTATCTTTCTCTCACTCTCTGGCGGCGTCGTCGGCACCGTCATCGGCCTGGCAATTCCATTCACTGTCACCTTCCTGACACCCGTCAAGGTCCCTCATTCCTGGATGTCGGCCGTGGTTGCGCTGCTGACATCGGTCATCGTTGGCGTAATCTTCGGCACGTTACCTGCGCGTCGCGCCGCGGAACTCGACCCGGTTACCACGCTGAAGTACGAATAA
- a CDS encoding 3-deoxy-7-phosphoheptulonate synthase — protein MLYTTNNLRIKSTRVVLPPVFLEEEMPVTERASATVFDARRQVVEVLDGIDDRLVVVVGPCSIHDPDAAREYAGLLREAITELSDELMIVMRLYFEKPRTTVGWKGLINDPYLDESFRINDGLRIARRLLLDLAEMGVPAGTEFLDMISPQYVADLVSWGAIGARTTESQVHRQLASGLSCPVGFKNGTSGNVQIAIDAILSANHPHTFLGTSDTGQSAILLTSGNPDCHIILRGGRQTTNFDAASVASTAEQMEKAWVKPRIMIDCSHANSGKDHRKQGAVCRDVAGQIAAGDSRIMGVMIESNLVAGTQPLVNGKAQVYGQSITDACIDWAETQVLLRDLAVAVRERRVKKGAAQAVAAAE, from the coding sequence TTGCTTTACACGACCAACAATCTAAGGATCAAGTCGACCCGAGTTGTTCTGCCTCCGGTCTTTCTGGAAGAAGAGATGCCCGTCACCGAGCGGGCCTCAGCTACCGTTTTTGACGCGCGTCGCCAGGTCGTCGAGGTTCTCGACGGCATCGACGATCGTCTTGTCGTGGTGGTCGGCCCCTGCTCGATTCACGACCCCGATGCCGCCCGTGAGTATGCCGGGCTGCTGCGCGAGGCGATTACGGAGCTCTCGGACGAGCTGATGATCGTGATGCGGCTCTACTTCGAGAAGCCGCGGACCACGGTCGGCTGGAAGGGTCTGATCAATGACCCGTATCTCGATGAGTCATTCCGCATCAATGACGGGCTTCGCATCGCTCGCCGCCTGCTGCTCGATCTGGCGGAGATGGGCGTGCCGGCAGGCACGGAGTTCCTGGATATGATCTCGCCGCAGTACGTGGCGGATCTTGTCAGCTGGGGCGCGATCGGAGCGCGTACGACGGAGAGCCAGGTGCATCGCCAGCTTGCCTCCGGACTCTCCTGCCCGGTTGGCTTCAAGAACGGCACCTCGGGCAATGTGCAGATCGCGATCGATGCGATTCTTTCGGCGAACCATCCACATACGTTCCTGGGAACCTCGGACACGGGCCAATCGGCGATTCTGCTGACATCGGGCAATCCGGACTGCCACATCATCCTGCGCGGCGGCCGGCAGACGACGAACTTCGATGCGGCCTCGGTTGCTTCTACGGCGGAGCAGATGGAAAAGGCCTGGGTCAAGCCGCGCATCATGATCGACTGCAGCCATGCGAACAGCGGTAAGGATCATCGCAAGCAGGGCGCTGTCTGCCGCGATGTTGCCGGGCAGATTGCAGCGGGCGACAGCCGCATCATGGGTGTGATGATCGAGAGCAATCTCGTCGCCGGGACGCAGCCGCTGGTGAATGGCAAGGCGCAGGTCTACGGGCAGAGCATCACGGACGCGTGTATCGACTGGGCCGAGACGCAGGTTCTGCTGCGTGATCTAGCGGTCGCTGTGCGTGAGCGCAGAGTGAAGAAGGGCGCGGCTCAGGCGGTAGCGGCTGCTGAGTAG
- a CDS encoding RidA family protein: MTKNLMRVALALLLAAPFTAHAQNKAVDFNPKMPFSDGYIAGNTLYVAGQQGPDDHGKVTGTTIEFQTERTIAAIQRVVEKAGFKMTDLVSVTVYVTDLNDVPKMNEVYKRLMPNPKPARATVKVAGLIGDAKIEISAIAVKQ, from the coding sequence GTGACCAAGAACCTTATGCGCGTCGCACTGGCACTCCTGCTGGCTGCACCCTTCACCGCTCACGCCCAGAACAAGGCGGTCGACTTCAATCCGAAGATGCCATTCTCTGATGGCTACATCGCAGGGAACACGCTGTATGTCGCCGGGCAGCAGGGACCGGATGATCATGGCAAGGTAACCGGCACCACCATTGAGTTCCAGACGGAACGCACGATCGCTGCCATCCAGCGCGTTGTCGAGAAGGCCGGTTTCAAGATGACCGACCTGGTCAGTGTGACGGTATATGTGACCGACCTCAACGATGTGCCCAAGATGAACGAGGTCTATAAGCGCCTGATGCCCAACCCCAAGCCCGCTCGCGCGACGGTAAAGGTTGCCGGGCTGATCGGCGATGCCAAGATTGAGATCTCGGCGATTGCTGTGAAGCAGTAG
- a CDS encoding efflux transporter outer membrane subunit: MRSTRQKVIAPLLAGAIALTLLTGCNVGPKYKRPAYQAPEAFRGADESQVATNTQASLGDKTWPEVFQEPELQTLIKEAMGNSFDVRIAAQRILEQQAQVKITRAGQFPQITAGGNGIGADIPSSIGNISSPLAFGGLNLGISWVPDFWGLYRKQTDVQRAKLLNQVWAERAVRVTLVQQITTSYLQLRALDHELEITRQTVKAREESLKLTSTLTNAGSAPLSDQRQAEQLLYTATAQIPQLEQQIAQQENSLSILLGRNPGPVARHADNILAPPPQDVPVGMPSQLLERRPDIQEAETQLIAANAQIGIARAQFFPTLTITGSAGVGGDSLSNIFSTDSRTIYGIGQLSQPLFMGGKLRGQLQLSQEQQKELVISYQQTIAGALRDVSNALIAMNKTKATREQQQKLVASAEDAVRLARMRYQGGSTAYLEVLTNDTNLYNAQLNLVTAQQNEALTLVQLYAALGGGWK, translated from the coding sequence ATGAGATCCACTCGTCAGAAGGTAATCGCACCCCTGCTCGCAGGCGCCATCGCACTTACACTGCTGACTGGCTGCAACGTCGGGCCAAAGTACAAGCGCCCTGCCTATCAGGCTCCGGAAGCATTCCGCGGAGCTGATGAGTCGCAGGTCGCCACCAACACGCAGGCATCGCTGGGCGATAAGACATGGCCCGAGGTCTTCCAGGAGCCGGAGCTGCAGACCCTGATCAAAGAAGCCATGGGCAACAGCTTCGACGTCCGCATCGCCGCGCAACGCATCCTGGAGCAGCAGGCACAGGTAAAGATCACCCGCGCCGGACAGTTCCCGCAGATCACCGCGGGCGGCAACGGCATCGGCGCCGATATCCCATCGTCGATCGGCAACATCTCCAGCCCACTGGCTTTTGGCGGTCTGAACCTCGGCATTAGCTGGGTTCCGGACTTCTGGGGACTCTACCGCAAACAAACCGACGTGCAGCGTGCGAAGTTGCTGAATCAGGTCTGGGCAGAGCGTGCTGTGCGCGTCACCCTCGTGCAACAGATCACCACCTCGTATCTGCAGTTGCGAGCTCTTGACCACGAGCTCGAGATCACGAGGCAGACCGTCAAGGCGCGCGAAGAGTCGTTAAAGCTCACCTCGACGCTGACCAATGCCGGTTCTGCTCCGCTCTCTGACCAGCGCCAGGCCGAACAGCTTCTTTACACTGCAACGGCACAGATCCCGCAGCTCGAACAACAGATTGCGCAACAGGAGAACTCGTTGAGCATTCTCCTGGGCCGCAACCCCGGTCCCGTCGCCCGCCACGCGGACAACATACTGGCTCCGCCGCCGCAGGACGTTCCCGTGGGCATGCCCTCGCAACTCCTCGAGCGCCGTCCGGACATCCAGGAGGCTGAGACACAGTTGATCGCAGCCAACGCACAGATCGGCATCGCTCGCGCGCAGTTCTTCCCAACGCTCACCATCACCGGCTCCGCCGGTGTGGGCGGCGACAGCCTGAGCAACATCTTCAGCACCGACAGCCGCACCATCTACGGCATCGGCCAACTCTCACAACCGCTCTTCATGGGTGGCAAACTGCGCGGCCAACTGCAGCTCTCGCAAGAGCAGCAGAAAGAGCTCGTCATCAGCTACCAGCAGACCATCGCCGGAGCCCTGCGCGACGTCTCCAACGCCCTCATCGCGATGAACAAGACGAAGGCTACACGCGAACAGCAGCAGAAGCTGGTAGCCTCGGCCGAAGACGCCGTCCGCCTCGCGCGCATGCGCTACCAGGGCGGCTCCACAGCCTACCTGGAAGTACTAACCAACGACACCAATCTCTACAACGCTCAACTCAATCTTGTAACCGCACAGCAGAACGAAGCACTCACGCTGGTACAGCTCTACGCCGCACTCGGCGGCGGCTGGAAGTAA
- a CDS encoding efflux RND transporter permease subunit, with product MSKFFIRRPIVAIVIAIITVVIGLVSMFTLPTSQYPNIVPPEILVQATYPGADAKTLQQAVATPLEQQMNGVDNMIYMSSVNANNGQTSLYVDFDVKTNADTDQILSQLRVSQAQSQLPSEVNTSGVTVQKALTSPLMLVSLNSPTNKYDAQFLTNYGIINLQDEIARVKGVSRVQIFGGQYAMRVWVKPDQLAKLGVTVPEVINALQTQNSVHPAGQIGGEPVPNGQQFTYTVRSQGRLTTADEFGNIVVRANADGSILHLKDVARIELGTQIYNLTARYNNAPSGVMAIYQLPGSNAVEVAAGVRKRMDELSKNFPQGLTYDVPLDTTLAVTAGIHEITETLVEALVLVIIVTFIFLQGWRATLIPLMAVPVSLIGTFIIFPLLGFSINTLSLFGLVLAIGLVVDDAIIVVEAVEHLMDQGLSPKEATYRAMEEVSGPVVAIALILAAVFIPTAAIPGITGRLYQQFAITIAISVLISAFNALTLSPALASLLLKPKKEGARGPLRRFFDGFNRLFGRTTEKYVSTSSLMLHKSAFTMVLLVVVAGAAMLIGARLPGGFIPEEDQGYLYMALQLPDASSLQRTDAAAQQITDSLMKIPGIKGVIGVNGFSLLTQTQSTNTAFFFVSLKPWEERKSKEEQVAGIQANIQKAIGGLSDGIAFSFPPPAIPGIGTSGGVTMILQDRSGKDDPMFLTKNLVAFLGAAQKRPEIAAVIPSYLPAVPQLYVDVDRERVLQQQVNLGDVYSTMQTFMGGYLVNYFNRFGRQWQTYVEAEGESRTRIQNISQFYVRSVNGSQVPLSALVKTKQITGPEFILRFNEYGAAQLNVAGKPGYSSAQVRHALEEAFKESMPEGMGYDYQGMTFQERQAEQGVPSWAVFSLSILFVFLILAALYESWTLPFSVLLSTPVAILGAYLALNMRSFENDIFATIGLIMLIGLSAKNAILIVEFAKANYEKGQSIAEAALNAARLRFRPIVMTALAFVFGCAPLWIATGSGAASRRILGTVVIGGTLLSTVIGVLMIPTTFSVVEYLSLRFIKGRKDTTMDSTHPVEPHDTEGSAAPGLPAEGEHA from the coding sequence GTGTCAAAGTTCTTCATCCGCCGGCCCATCGTGGCTATCGTAATCGCCATCATCACCGTGGTGATCGGACTGGTGTCAATGTTCACCCTGCCGACATCGCAATATCCCAACATTGTTCCGCCCGAGATCCTGGTGCAGGCCACCTATCCCGGCGCCGACGCCAAAACACTGCAACAAGCCGTTGCCACGCCGCTCGAACAGCAGATGAACGGCGTCGACAACATGATCTACATGTCCTCAGTCAACGCGAACAACGGGCAGACCTCGCTATACGTTGACTTCGACGTCAAGACAAACGCCGACACCGACCAGATTCTCTCTCAGCTCCGCGTCTCTCAGGCACAGTCGCAATTGCCCAGTGAGGTGAATACCTCGGGCGTCACCGTGCAGAAGGCGCTGACCTCACCGCTGATGCTGGTCAGCCTCAACTCTCCTACGAATAAGTACGACGCGCAGTTCCTCACCAACTACGGCATCATCAACCTGCAGGATGAGATCGCGCGCGTCAAAGGTGTCTCGCGTGTGCAGATCTTCGGCGGACAATACGCCATGCGCGTATGGGTGAAGCCGGACCAGTTGGCCAAACTCGGTGTCACCGTCCCTGAGGTCATCAACGCACTGCAGACACAGAACAGCGTGCATCCTGCCGGCCAGATCGGCGGAGAACCTGTTCCGAACGGACAGCAGTTCACCTACACCGTACGCTCGCAGGGCCGTCTCACCACGGCAGACGAGTTCGGGAACATCGTTGTCCGCGCCAATGCCGATGGGTCGATCCTTCATCTGAAGGATGTCGCCCGCATCGAGCTCGGCACTCAGATCTACAACCTGACTGCCCGCTACAACAACGCGCCCTCAGGCGTTATGGCCATCTATCAGCTTCCCGGATCGAACGCGGTCGAAGTCGCCGCCGGTGTCCGCAAGCGCATGGATGAGCTGTCGAAGAACTTCCCGCAGGGACTCACCTACGATGTCCCGCTGGATACCACGCTGGCGGTCACCGCCGGCATCCACGAGATCACCGAAACCCTGGTAGAAGCCCTGGTGCTGGTCATCATCGTGACCTTCATCTTCCTGCAGGGATGGCGAGCAACCCTCATCCCGCTGATGGCCGTACCTGTCTCGCTGATCGGTACCTTCATCATCTTTCCGCTGCTCGGCTTTTCTATCAACACACTCTCCCTCTTCGGTCTGGTGCTTGCGATCGGTCTGGTCGTCGACGACGCCATCATCGTTGTGGAAGCCGTCGAGCACCTGATGGACCAGGGCCTCTCTCCCAAGGAAGCGACCTATCGCGCCATGGAAGAGGTCTCCGGCCCGGTCGTCGCCATCGCTCTGATTCTTGCCGCCGTCTTCATCCCCACCGCAGCCATCCCCGGTATCACCGGCCGGCTGTATCAACAATTCGCTATCACCATTGCGATCTCAGTACTGATCTCGGCCTTCAACGCACTGACGCTCAGCCCCGCCCTTGCGTCTCTGCTGCTCAAGCCGAAGAAGGAAGGTGCACGTGGACCGCTGCGCCGCTTCTTCGATGGCTTCAATCGCCTATTCGGACGCACCACGGAGAAGTACGTCTCCACGTCAAGCCTGATGCTGCACAAGTCAGCCTTCACCATGGTCCTGCTGGTTGTGGTTGCGGGCGCAGCCATGCTGATCGGGGCTCGCCTGCCTGGCGGCTTCATTCCGGAAGAAGACCAGGGCTACCTCTACATGGCCCTGCAGTTGCCCGATGCTTCTTCGCTGCAACGCACGGACGCCGCAGCGCAGCAGATCACCGACTCGCTGATGAAGATCCCCGGCATCAAGGGCGTGATCGGCGTCAACGGCTTCAGCCTGCTGACGCAGACACAAAGCACCAACACCGCCTTCTTCTTCGTCTCCCTGAAGCCGTGGGAAGAGCGCAAGAGCAAGGAGGAGCAGGTTGCCGGCATTCAGGCCAACATCCAGAAGGCCATCGGCGGCCTGAGCGATGGCATCGCCTTCTCCTTCCCACCGCCGGCCATTCCTGGTATCGGTACATCGGGCGGCGTCACCATGATCCTGCAGGATCGCTCCGGCAAAGACGATCCTATGTTCCTGACGAAAAACCTCGTCGCCTTCCTCGGAGCCGCGCAGAAGCGGCCTGAGATCGCCGCGGTGATTCCGTCGTATCTGCCCGCGGTGCCTCAGCTCTATGTCGACGTCGACCGCGAGCGTGTGTTGCAGCAGCAGGTCAATCTGGGCGATGTCTACTCCACCATGCAGACCTTCATGGGCGGCTACCTGGTGAACTACTTCAATCGCTTCGGCCGCCAATGGCAGACCTACGTGGAAGCCGAAGGCGAATCGCGCACGCGGATCCAGAACATCAGCCAGTTCTACGTCCGCAGTGTGAATGGCAGCCAGGTACCGCTATCTGCCCTGGTGAAGACCAAGCAGATTACCGGACCGGAGTTCATTCTGCGCTTCAACGAATACGGAGCAGCACAGTTGAACGTAGCCGGCAAACCTGGCTACAGCTCCGCGCAGGTACGGCATGCATTGGAAGAAGCCTTCAAAGAATCGATGCCCGAAGGCATGGGTTACGACTACCAGGGCATGACCTTCCAGGAGCGTCAGGCCGAACAGGGCGTTCCGTCGTGGGCCGTCTTCTCGCTCTCGATCCTCTTCGTCTTCCTTATTCTTGCAGCGCTGTATGAGAGCTGGACGCTTCCCTTCAGCGTGCTGCTCAGCACACCGGTCGCAATTCTAGGCGCCTATCTTGCCCTGAATATGCGTTCATTCGAGAACGACATCTTCGCGACTATCGGTCTGATCATGTTGATCGGTCTCTCTGCGAAGAACGCCATCCTTATCGTCGAGTTCGCCAAGGCGAACTACGAGAAGGGACAGAGCATCGCCGAAGCCGCATTGAATGCAGCCCGGCTGCGCTTCCGCCCCATCGTGATGACAGCACTCGCCTTCGTCTTCGGTTGCGCTCCGCTCTGGATCGCGACCGGCTCGGGCGCGGCATCGCGCCGCATTCTGGGCACCGTCGTCATCGGCGGAACGCTGCTCTCGACCGTTATCGGCGTGCTGATGATTCCAACCACCTTCAGTGTCGTGGAGTATCTCTCGCTCCGCTTCATCAAGGGCCGAAAAGACACCACCATGGACAGCACACATCCGGTAGAGCCGCACGATACCGAGGGCTCCGCTGCACCTGGCCTTCCGGCCGAGGGAGAGCACGCATGA
- a CDS encoding efflux RND transporter periplasmic adaptor subunit, which produces MNETTRKRMQHGALPAAALLGAVLLSGCAKKSEATPQTSIGPLPVSAIIARGADVPLTGEWVGTLDGYVNTQIQPQVSGYLIKQNYREGAPVAQGQVLFEIDPRPFQASLDQAEGNLGQAKAQLQLSQINVKRDTPLAEAKAIAQSQLDNELQQMAQAQASVKSAEASVETAKLNLGWTQVRSLISGVAGQATTQVGNLVGPTSVLTSVSQLNPIKVYFAISDAEYLALTHHSANGSSDLLNGTSKIPLTLVLSNGETYTEKGHIVFVDRQMNAQTGAIRVAASFANPGNVLRPGQFGRVHAETQIQHNAILIPQTAVAEIQGIQQVYLAGDDGKVHAAAVKLGPQYGNNWVVESGIPAGAKVITDNLQKLREGAPVAPHVTELQTSASIQPAGR; this is translated from the coding sequence ATGAACGAGACTACTAGAAAACGAATGCAGCATGGGGCACTTCCCGCGGCTGCTCTATTGGGTGCGGTACTGCTCTCCGGCTGTGCGAAAAAGAGCGAAGCAACACCCCAGACCTCAATAGGCCCGCTGCCGGTTTCGGCTATCATCGCCCGCGGCGCAGACGTTCCTCTTACCGGCGAGTGGGTCGGCACTCTGGACGGCTATGTGAATACCCAGATCCAGCCCCAGGTGAGTGGATATCTAATCAAGCAGAACTATCGCGAAGGCGCCCCGGTGGCACAGGGACAGGTCCTCTTCGAGATAGACCCTCGTCCCTTCCAGGCCTCACTCGATCAGGCAGAAGGAAACCTGGGACAGGCCAAGGCGCAGTTACAACTTTCCCAGATCAATGTAAAACGTGACACGCCGCTAGCCGAGGCCAAGGCAATCGCGCAGAGCCAGCTCGACAACGAGCTGCAGCAGATGGCACAGGCACAAGCCTCCGTAAAGTCTGCGGAGGCCTCGGTCGAAACCGCCAAATTGAACCTGGGATGGACGCAGGTGCGCTCGCTGATCTCCGGTGTTGCCGGACAGGCCACCACGCAGGTAGGCAACCTGGTAGGCCCCACCTCAGTGCTGACCTCGGTCTCACAGCTCAATCCCATCAAGGTCTACTTCGCCATCAGCGACGCCGAGTACCTGGCACTTACGCATCACAGCGCCAACGGTAGCAGCGACCTTCTGAATGGCACCTCGAAGATTCCCCTGACACTAGTGCTCTCCAACGGTGAGACCTATACCGAGAAGGGACACATCGTCTTCGTCGATCGCCAAATGAACGCACAGACTGGCGCGATTCGCGTCGCCGCTTCCTTCGCCAACCCCGGCAATGTGCTTCGCCCTGGTCAGTTTGGCCGCGTGCACGCCGAAACGCAGATTCAGCACAACGCCATCCTGATTCCTCAAACGGCAGTCGCTGAGATTCAGGGCATCCAGCAGGTCTATCTCGCTGGAGACGACGGCAAGGTCCACGCTGCGGCGGTGAAACTCGGACCGCAGTACGGCAACAACTGGGTGGTCGAGAGTGGCATTCCTGCAGGAGCGAAGGTGATTACCGACAACCTGCAGAAGCTCCGCGAGGGCGCACCCGTTGCTCCTCACGTCACTGAACTGCAAACATCCGCTTCGATTCAGCCGGCCGGGAGGTAA
- a CDS encoding TetR/AcrR family transcriptional regulator, with protein MKDAGKKQAASRVVQRQARALKTRADLMQAARKVFAKSGFEQARLEDIARLAGKTRGAFYANFKDKEEVFFALFEGSLEEDRGVLHEALKRCTSMKQRLQVFSKHLVEVIHDRELILLHIEFKTYAIRNPKRKRLAELLTKMVDQYVAREVGSLIPALQNADARSVVSGVIDGLALNVLFDPEPPSDAVLEQVIFAVLQQVVGKA; from the coding sequence ATGAAAGATGCAGGAAAAAAGCAGGCAGCCTCACGGGTGGTGCAACGGCAGGCACGGGCGCTGAAAACCAGGGCCGATCTGATGCAGGCGGCGCGCAAGGTATTTGCGAAATCAGGTTTTGAGCAGGCCCGGCTCGAAGACATTGCACGTCTCGCAGGGAAGACGCGTGGGGCTTTTTACGCGAATTTCAAAGACAAGGAAGAGGTCTTTTTCGCCCTCTTCGAAGGAAGTCTTGAAGAAGACCGTGGTGTGCTGCATGAGGCCCTGAAGCGCTGCACCTCTATGAAGCAGCGGTTGCAAGTGTTCAGTAAGCATCTTGTGGAGGTGATCCACGACAGGGAACTCATCCTGCTGCATATTGAGTTCAAGACGTATGCGATCCGCAATCCGAAGCGGAAGCGTTTGGCGGAGCTGCTTACGAAGATGGTTGATCAATATGTGGCGCGCGAGGTGGGATCATTGATTCCCGCCCTTCAGAATGCGGATGCGCGCAGTGTTGTTTCTGGTGTGATCGATGGGCTGGCGTTGAATGTACTGTTCGATCCCGAACCGCCGTCTGATGCGGTGTTGGAGCAGGTTATCTTTGCGGTGCTGCAGCAGGTTGTGGGGAAAGCGTGA
- a CDS encoding protein adenylyltransferase SelO, whose translation MSLTEDRDLKPLRIPFANSYARLPENFYARVAPTPVTTPRLVKLNLQLADLLGLDAEALASPEGVAVLAGSRVAEGSEPLAMAYAGHQFGYFVRQLGDGRTNLLGEVVGRDGIRYDIQLKGSGRTPFSRNGDGRAAIGPVLREYIVSEAMATLGVPTTRSLAAVTTGQAVFRETVLPGAVLTRVAASHLRVGTFQYFFAQGDVAALRRLADYAIERHYSEAATATRRYRAFLDGVVTRQAKLVAQWMLLGFIHGVMNTDNTSISGETIDYGPCAFMEAYHPRTVFSSIDHQGRYSYSNQPNAMHWNLARLAETILPLLVEEEGGDEAGLASAYESLEQFGKHYEAALNTGMRRKLGLTTEQESDTSLIEDLLNRMMEQRADYTLTFRRLCDAAAGAEGNAGVRSMFTSPAAFDEWEPRWRQRLAQENLSPEERAALMRRTNPIYIPRNHLVEAALEAATEKQDFQPFEDLLQVLAQPYDERPGLEPYATPARPEEYVSKTFCGT comes from the coding sequence ATGAGCCTGACCGAGGATCGCGACCTGAAGCCACTTCGCATTCCCTTTGCGAACAGCTATGCCCGGCTGCCGGAGAACTTCTACGCACGGGTTGCACCCACGCCAGTCACCACTCCGCGGCTGGTGAAGCTGAACCTCCAACTCGCCGACCTGCTGGGATTGGATGCCGAAGCCCTGGCCAGCCCGGAGGGCGTCGCTGTACTTGCAGGCAGTCGTGTCGCTGAGGGCTCAGAGCCTCTCGCGATGGCCTATGCCGGCCACCAGTTCGGATACTTTGTGCGGCAGCTCGGCGATGGCAGGACAAACCTACTCGGCGAGGTTGTGGGACGGGACGGTATTCGCTATGACATTCAGCTCAAAGGCTCGGGCCGCACGCCCTTCTCGCGCAATGGCGATGGACGCGCGGCAATCGGACCGGTCCTGCGGGAATACATCGTCAGCGAAGCTATGGCCACATTAGGTGTGCCGACAACGCGATCGCTCGCCGCAGTCACCACTGGCCAGGCTGTCTTTCGTGAGACTGTGCTCCCCGGAGCCGTACTGACGCGCGTCGCGGCAAGCCATCTCCGTGTTGGAACCTTTCAGTACTTCTTCGCACAGGGAGATGTTGCCGCCCTCCGCCGACTCGCCGACTATGCCATCGAACGGCATTATTCGGAGGCGGCTACCGCAACCCGCCGCTACCGGGCCTTCCTGGACGGAGTCGTCACCCGCCAGGCAAAACTTGTAGCCCAGTGGATGCTGCTCGGCTTCATTCACGGCGTGATGAATACGGACAATACGTCGATCTCCGGAGAGACTATCGACTACGGTCCATGCGCCTTCATGGAGGCCTACCATCCGCGCACGGTCTTCAGTTCGATCGACCATCAGGGCCGCTATTCCTACAGCAACCAGCCAAACGCGATGCACTGGAACCTGGCGCGTCTCGCAGAGACGATCCTTCCCCTCCTGGTGGAAGAAGAAGGCGGCGATGAAGCCGGCCTCGCCTCCGCCTACGAATCGCTGGAGCAGTTCGGCAAACACTATGAAGCCGCGCTGAACACAGGCATGCGGCGGAAGTTGGGCCTGACAACAGAGCAGGAGAGCGACACAAGCCTGATCGAGGATTTGCTCAATCGCATGATGGAACAACGGGCGGACTACACGCTGACCTTCCGGCGTCTCTGCGATGCAGCCGCCGGCGCGGAAGGCAATGCCGGCGTCCGTTCCATGTTCACCAGCCCGGCCGCATTCGACGAGTGGGAGCCACGCTGGCGCCAACGCCTGGCGCAGGAGAATCTCTCACCTGAAGAGCGCGCTGCGCTGATGCGCCGCACCAACCCCATCTACATCCCGCGCAATCACCTGGTGGAGGCAGCGCTGGAAGCAGCAACCGAGAAGCAGGACTTCCAACCCTTCGAAGATCTGCTGCAAGTTCTAGCGCAACCCTACGACGAACGGCCAGGTCTCGAACCCTACGCAACTCCCGCCCGCCCCGAAGAGTACGTCAGCAAAACCTTCTGCGGCACGTAG